From the genome of Blautia pseudococcoides, one region includes:
- the murB gene encoding UDP-N-acetylmuramate dehydrogenase has protein sequence MNKKIENEFCQCLGSDNVNVYEPMKKHTTFRIGGPAEYYLRPHSVDELRKILHICKREDLPFFILGNGSNLLVSDKGYKGVVIQLWKNVSEIEVSGQVIRAKAGALLSKIAAVALDHSLAGFAFASGIPGTLGGAVVMNAGAYGGEMKDVLEEVTVMDAEGSVICLKREELNLGYRTSIVKEKGYIVLEAVLRLDKGEASHIKEQMDDFKERRTSKQPLDMPSAGSTFKRPEGYFAGKLIMDTGLRGFQVGGAQISEKHCGFVVNTGDATAEDVKNLIEEVQRRVREKFGVTLEPEVKFLGEF, from the coding sequence GTGAATAAAAAAATAGAAAATGAGTTTTGTCAGTGTCTGGGCAGTGACAATGTCAATGTCTATGAACCAATGAAAAAGCATACAACATTTCGTATTGGAGGACCGGCGGAATATTACCTTCGTCCTCACAGCGTGGATGAACTGCGGAAGATTTTACATATCTGTAAAAGGGAGGATCTGCCGTTTTTCATTTTAGGAAATGGGAGCAATCTCCTTGTGAGCGACAAGGGGTATAAAGGTGTTGTCATTCAGCTCTGGAAGAATGTGAGTGAGATTGAAGTCAGTGGTCAGGTCATACGGGCTAAGGCGGGGGCCCTCCTCTCCAAAATCGCAGCGGTGGCTTTGGACCACAGTCTGGCCGGGTTTGCATTTGCAAGCGGTATTCCGGGAACCTTGGGAGGCGCTGTTGTTATGAATGCAGGTGCTTACGGGGGTGAGATGAAGGATGTCCTGGAGGAAGTCACAGTCATGGATGCAGAGGGCAGCGTGATATGCCTGAAGAGGGAAGAACTGAATCTGGGATACCGGACAAGTATCGTAAAAGAAAAAGGATATATTGTACTGGAAGCAGTGCTCAGATTGGATAAAGGTGAAGCATCCCACATTAAGGAACAGATGGATGACTTCAAAGAGCGCCGTACCAGCAAACAGCCGTTGGATATGCCAAGTGCAGGGAGTACCTTCAAGCGGCCTGAGGGGTATTTTGCAGGTAAACTGATCATGGATACAGGCCTTCGCGGGTTTCAGGTGGGCGGGGCACAGATTTCTGAGAAGCACTGCGGATTTGTTGTCAATACCGGAGATGCCACAGCTGAGGATGTGAAGAACCTGATAGAGGAAGTGCAAAGGAGAGTCAGGGAGAAGTTCGGCGTTACCCTGGAGCCGGAAGTGAAGTTCCTGGGCGAGTTTTAA
- the spoVAE gene encoding stage V sporulation protein AE — protein MDYINAFWVGGLICALVQILLDKTKLLPGRVMVLLVCTGAVLGSVGIYDKLMDFAGAGASVPLLGFGNLLWKGVKKAIGEQGFIGIFMGGFTSSAVGISAALIFAYLASLIFKPKMKN, from the coding sequence ATGGATTATATCAATGCATTTTGGGTTGGAGGGCTGATCTGTGCCCTGGTTCAGATACTTTTAGACAAGACAAAGCTGCTGCCGGGCCGCGTTATGGTACTTCTGGTATGCACAGGAGCTGTTCTTGGGTCAGTGGGGATCTATGACAAGCTCATGGATTTTGCCGGCGCAGGAGCCAGCGTTCCCCTTCTTGGATTTGGAAATCTTCTCTGGAAAGGCGTAAAAAAGGCCATCGGAGAGCAGGGATTCATCGGAATCTTCATGGGAGGCTTTACCTCCAGCGCTGTGGGAATCTCGGCAGCCCTCATATTCGCATACCTGGCCAGCCTTATTTTTAAGCCAAAGATGAAAAACTAG
- the rapZ gene encoding RNase adapter RapZ: MRFVIVTGMSGAGKSTALKMLEDMEYFCVDNLPILLIEKFAQLVKDGSSGEIERVAVGVDIRSGKALSELEHVLERLRLPGFLPEILFLDADDKTLVKRYKETRRSHPLSGNGRVDEGIKLERSRLAFLREFADYILDTSQLLTRELKEELEKIFVENQKFKNLMITVLSFGFKYGIPGDSDLVFDVRFLPNPYYIEGMRFLSGNDKPVSDYVMGFELSQEFSHKLEDMLRFLIPNYISEGKSQLVIAIGCTGGKHRSVTLANELYRRLKKSEEYGIRIEHRDIEKDAKKCHSPEA, encoded by the coding sequence ATGCGTTTTGTAATTGTAACGGGAATGTCAGGTGCCGGTAAGAGTACGGCTCTGAAGATGCTGGAAGACATGGAATATTTTTGTGTGGATAATCTCCCTATACTCTTAATAGAAAAATTTGCCCAGCTTGTAAAGGACGGAAGTTCGGGAGAGATCGAGCGTGTAGCTGTGGGCGTGGATATCAGAAGCGGCAAAGCCTTATCGGAACTGGAACACGTTTTGGAGCGGCTGCGTCTGCCGGGGTTCCTGCCTGAAATCCTTTTTTTGGATGCGGACGACAAGACTCTTGTAAAACGATACAAAGAGACACGGCGTTCCCATCCGCTTTCCGGCAACGGCAGGGTGGATGAAGGGATCAAGCTGGAGCGGTCCAGGCTGGCATTTCTGCGGGAATTTGCGGATTACATTCTGGATACCAGCCAGCTCCTTACCAGAGAGCTGAAGGAAGAGCTGGAGAAGATTTTTGTGGAGAACCAGAAGTTCAAGAACCTGATGATCACAGTCCTGTCCTTTGGGTTTAAGTACGGGATTCCCGGAGACTCTGACCTGGTGTTTGATGTAAGGTTTCTGCCGAACCCCTATTATATAGAAGGAATGCGTTTTCTAAGCGGCAACGACAAACCGGTCAGTGACTATGTGATGGGATTTGAACTGTCACAGGAGTTTTCCCATAAACTGGAGGATATGCTGCGCTTTCTGATTCCCAACTACATATCCGAAGGCAAATCCCAGCTTGTGATCGCCATCGGATGTACAGGCGGCAAGCACCGCAGTGTGACGCTGGCCAATGAGCTTTACAGACGGCTGAAAAAGTCAGAAGAATACGGAATACGGATCGAACATAGAGATATAGAAAAGGATGCGAAGAAATGTCATTCTCCGGAAGCGTAA
- the araA gene encoding L-arabinose isomerase: protein MKTGRNYKFWFATGSQDLYGDECLRKVAEHSRIIVEELNKSGMLPYEVILKPTLITNEIIRKTFNEANADEECAGVITWMHTFSPAKSWILGLQEYRKPLMHLHTQFNQEIPYDTIDMDFMNENQSAHGDREYGHIVSRMEIERKVVVGHWSDKKVLGKIASWMRTAVGIMESSHIRVMRIADNMRNVAVTEGDKVEAQIKFGWEIDAYPVNEIAEAVQAVSKGDTDALVEEYYDKYEILLEGRDPEEFRRHVAVQAQIEIGFERFLEEKNYQAIVTHFGDLGSLKQLPGLAIQRLMEKGYGFGGEGDWKTAAMVRLMKIMTAGMEGAKGTSFMEDYTYNLVPGKEGILQAHMLEVCPTISEGPVSIKVNPLSMGDREDPARLVFTAKTGPAIAASLIDLGNRFRLIINDVDCKKTEKTMPKLPVATAFWTPKPDLATGAEAWILAGGAHHTAFSYDITAEQMGDWAAAMGIEAVYIDGDTRIREFKRDLQLGGLFFR from the coding sequence ATGAAAACAGGCAGAAATTACAAGTTTTGGTTTGCTACAGGTTCTCAGGATCTGTACGGGGATGAATGTCTTAGAAAAGTGGCTGAACATTCCAGGATCATCGTAGAGGAATTAAATAAATCGGGGATGCTTCCTTATGAAGTGATCCTGAAACCGACTTTGATCACAAATGAAATAATCAGAAAAACATTCAATGAGGCAAATGCAGATGAAGAATGCGCAGGTGTTATCACATGGATGCACACTTTTTCACCGGCTAAGTCCTGGATCCTGGGTCTGCAGGAGTACAGAAAACCGCTGATGCATCTGCATACACAGTTTAATCAGGAGATCCCTTACGATACCATTGATATGGATTTCATGAATGAAAACCAGTCCGCTCACGGAGACCGGGAGTATGGCCATATTGTGTCCCGCATGGAAATTGAGCGTAAAGTGGTGGTCGGCCATTGGAGTGACAAAAAGGTACTGGGAAAAATTGCGTCCTGGATGCGTACAGCAGTGGGTATCATGGAAAGCAGCCATATCCGTGTCATGAGAATTGCAGATAACATGAGAAATGTAGCTGTGACAGAAGGTGACAAGGTAGAGGCCCAGATTAAATTCGGCTGGGAAATTGACGCTTATCCGGTGAACGAGATCGCAGAGGCAGTGCAGGCTGTGTCAAAAGGTGATACGGACGCGCTGGTGGAAGAGTATTATGACAAATATGAGATCCTTCTGGAGGGAAGAGACCCGGAGGAGTTCAGACGTCATGTGGCAGTCCAGGCTCAGATTGAGATTGGATTTGAAAGGTTCCTGGAGGAAAAGAATTATCAGGCCATTGTCACCCATTTTGGCGATTTAGGCTCACTGAAACAGCTTCCGGGACTGGCAATTCAGAGGCTGATGGAAAAAGGATACGGATTCGGCGGGGAAGGTGACTGGAAGACAGCCGCCATGGTTCGTCTGATGAAGATCATGACAGCCGGGATGGAAGGCGCCAAGGGTACTTCTTTCATGGAGGATTATACTTATAATCTGGTTCCGGGCAAGGAAGGGATTCTGCAGGCGCATATGCTGGAGGTATGCCCCACCATTTCTGAGGGTCCGGTCAGTATTAAGGTGAACCCTCTGAGTATGGGTGACAGGGAGGACCCGGCTCGTCTTGTGTTTACGGCTAAGACAGGTCCGGCCATAGCCGCTTCTTTGATTGATTTGGGGAATCGGTTCCGTCTGATCATTAATGATGTGGACTGCAAGAAGACGGAGAAGACTATGCCTAAGCTGCCGGTGGCTACGGCGTTCTGGACACCAAAGCCGGATCTGGCTACCGGTGCGGAAGCGTGGATTCTGGCCGGAGGAGCTCATCATACGGCGTTTTCTTATGATATCACGGCGGAACAGATGGGTGACTGGGCTGCGGCTATGGGAATTGAGGCGGTTTATATTGATGGGGATACTCGGATTCGGGAGTTTAAGAGGGATTTGCAGTTGGGGGGATTGTTTTTTCGGTAG
- a CDS encoding stage V sporulation protein AD, with translation MTDVRKQTIGKQSIQFEHAVHILSGASIVGKKEGDGPLGKYFDVIGGEDGMFGCQSWEEAESVLQKEAVTMAIGKAELEKWQIRTIYVGDLLAQTIASSFGIIEFDTPVYGLYGACATMGEALSLSSMAVAAGYGDYVVAVTSSHFGSAEKEFRFPLGYGNQRPLSATWTVTGSGACVLGTKGGKARITGITTGKIIDFGLKDSLNMGACMAPAACDTIYQNMMDFNRMPEDYDRIITGDLGEVGQRILFDMLKVKGFDIEKQHMDCGIEIYDKESQDTHAGGSGCGCSAVTFASYILPKIEKGEWKRVLFVPTGALLSKVSYNEGKSVPGIAQAVVVEHC, from the coding sequence ATGACAGATGTGAGAAAACAGACAATCGGTAAACAGAGTATTCAGTTTGAACATGCGGTTCATATTTTAAGCGGAGCCTCCATTGTAGGAAAAAAGGAGGGGGACGGCCCTCTGGGAAAATATTTTGATGTGATAGGCGGGGAGGACGGCATGTTCGGATGTCAGTCCTGGGAGGAGGCGGAAAGCGTCCTTCAGAAGGAAGCCGTCACAATGGCGATTGGGAAGGCAGAACTGGAGAAATGGCAGATCCGCACGATTTATGTGGGCGACCTTCTGGCACAGACCATTGCCTCATCTTTTGGTATCATAGAGTTTGACACGCCGGTGTACGGGCTGTATGGAGCCTGCGCCACTATGGGCGAGGCACTTTCCCTGTCCTCCATGGCTGTGGCGGCAGGATACGGTGACTATGTGGTGGCAGTCACCTCCAGCCATTTCGGCAGCGCGGAGAAAGAATTCCGCTTTCCTCTCGGATACGGAAACCAGCGTCCCCTGTCCGCCACCTGGACGGTAACGGGAAGCGGAGCCTGTGTCTTGGGAACAAAAGGGGGAAAGGCCCGGATCACCGGCATTACCACAGGAAAGATCATTGATTTCGGCCTCAAGGATTCCCTGAATATGGGAGCCTGTATGGCTCCGGCTGCCTGTGATACCATTTACCAAAACATGATGGACTTTAACCGTATGCCCGAGGATTACGACAGGATCATCACTGGGGACCTGGGTGAAGTGGGGCAGCGTATTCTCTTTGACATGCTGAAGGTAAAAGGCTTTGACATTGAAAAGCAGCATATGGACTGCGGCATAGAAATCTATGACAAGGAGTCCCAGGACACACATGCGGGCGGAAGCGGCTGCGGCTGTTCTGCCGTAACCTTTGCGTCTTATATTCTCCCAAAGATTGAGAAGGGAGAATGGAAACGTGTTCTATTTGTCCCCACAGGAGCGCTTTTGTCCAAAGTCAGTTACAATGAGGGAAAAAGTGTGCCCGGAATCGCCCAGGCTGTTGTGGTGGAGCATTGTTAA
- a CDS encoding SpoVA/SpoVAEb family sporulation membrane protein has protein sequence MVKVMATAAEQEKQKKAKEYEKYVKQVTPTHSLFKNMCRAFLSGGAICVLGQGIMNFCMSQGLDKEISGGWTSLILVLLSVLCTGFNIYPKIAKWAGAGTLVPITGFANSVAAPAIEYQKEGQVFGIGCKIFVIAGPVILYGILTSAVLGAVYYGLKLWGIVG, from the coding sequence ATGGTGAAAGTTATGGCAACTGCAGCGGAGCAGGAAAAACAGAAAAAAGCCAAAGAATATGAAAAATATGTAAAGCAGGTGACGCCCACCCACAGCCTGTTTAAAAACATGTGCCGCGCTTTTCTGAGCGGCGGTGCAATCTGCGTACTGGGTCAGGGGATCATGAATTTCTGTATGAGCCAGGGATTGGATAAAGAGATCAGCGGCGGCTGGACTTCTTTGATCCTGGTACTTTTAAGTGTACTTTGTACCGGTTTCAATATTTATCCTAAAATTGCAAAGTGGGCCGGCGCCGGAACCCTGGTGCCTATTACTGGGTTTGCCAATTCAGTGGCAGCCCCGGCCATTGAGTATCAGAAAGAAGGCCAGGTGTTTGGGATCGGCTGTAAAATTTTTGTTATTGCGGGTCCGGTTATCCTTTATGGTATTCTGACTTCAGCCGTATTGGGAGCAGTCTATTATGGCCTTAAATTATGGGGGATCGTGGGATGA
- a CDS encoding tRNA threonylcarbamoyladenosine dehydratase → MLHAFSRSEGLIGKEGLEILADSKVAVFGLGGVGSYVVEALARAGVGNLILVDHDEVAVTNLNRQLVALRSTIGRKKVQVAKERIADINEDAVVHTYETFFSAETVSLFDFSSYDYIVDAVDTVSAKILLIDRAKACNKPVISCMGTGNKLDPSCFQIADIAKTSVCPLAKVMRTELKKRKIKKVKVLFSTELAPKEKKRRMGLKEEKVQTQETRPSTGRPVPSSISFVPGVAGLMIAGEVIKDLIGMRQKTDRK, encoded by the coding sequence ATGCTGCATGCATTTTCCCGTTCAGAAGGATTAATAGGAAAAGAGGGACTGGAGATCCTTGCCGATTCCAAGGTCGCGGTGTTTGGCCTGGGCGGTGTGGGGTCCTATGTGGTGGAGGCACTGGCAAGAGCCGGTGTGGGGAACCTGATCTTGGTGGACCACGATGAAGTTGCAGTAACAAACCTGAACAGACAGCTGGTAGCGCTTCGTTCTACGATCGGAAGAAAAAAAGTACAGGTAGCAAAAGAGCGCATTGCTGATATCAATGAGGACGCAGTGGTTCATACCTATGAGACTTTTTTTTCTGCTGAGACAGTCAGTTTATTTGATTTTTCCAGTTATGATTATATTGTTGACGCAGTGGACACGGTCTCTGCCAAGATCCTTCTCATAGACAGGGCAAAGGCCTGCAACAAGCCGGTCATATCCTGTATGGGGACCGGAAACAAGCTGGATCCGTCCTGTTTTCAGATCGCGGATATTGCGAAAACCAGTGTATGTCCCTTGGCAAAGGTCATGCGGACGGAATTGAAAAAAAGAAAAATAAAGAAGGTTAAGGTGCTTTTTTCCACAGAGCTTGCGCCGAAAGAAAAAAAACGCCGGATGGGCCTAAAAGAGGAAAAGGTACAGACACAGGAGACCAGGCCGTCCACAGGAAGGCCGGTGCCCTCCAGTATATCCTTTGTTCCGGGTGTTGCCGGACTGATGATTGCCGGAGAGGTGATAAAAGATTTAATTGGGATGCGACAGAAGACAGACAGAAAATAA
- a CDS encoding GTP pyrophosphokinase has translation MTNEQYYDLIVPYQDALNLLKARLDVLNHSMYGSASHPIHNIQSRIKQKLSIEDKLERMELSPSFTNAKENLQDIAGARVICYFERDVELLAEQLKKQNDLILIKEKDYIANPKKNGYRSYHMVLGIQVCTIDSTEYYPVEVQIRTIGMDFWASMEHRVCYKQERDDKEEIQKELLRYAKILEEIEEGFEQYNDRR, from the coding sequence ATGACAAATGAACAATATTATGATCTGATTGTTCCCTATCAGGATGCGCTCAACCTACTAAAGGCCAGGCTGGATGTGCTGAACCATTCCATGTATGGCAGTGCATCCCATCCTATTCACAATATTCAGTCCAGAATCAAGCAGAAACTAAGTATTGAGGATAAACTGGAGCGGATGGAACTGAGCCCCAGCTTTACAAATGCCAAGGAAAATCTTCAGGATATTGCGGGAGCCAGGGTTATCTGCTATTTTGAGCGAGATGTGGAACTGCTTGCCGAGCAGTTGAAAAAGCAGAACGATCTTATATTGATCAAAGAAAAGGACTACATTGCCAATCCGAAAAAGAACGGCTACCGGAGCTATCACATGGTTCTGGGCATTCAGGTCTGCACTATTGACAGCACGGAATACTATCCGGTGGAAGTGCAGATCAGGACCATTGGCATGGATTTCTGGGCCAGCATGGAGCACCGGGTGTGCTATAAGCAGGAACGTGATGACAAAGAGGAGATTCAGAAAGAACTTCTCAGATACGCGAAAATTTTAGAAGAAATTGAGGAAGGTTTTGAGCAGTACAATGACAGGCGCTGA
- a CDS encoding GNAT family N-acetyltransferase: protein MNSKIKIIEDLSLNAWPSHQMQIYDGWILRFSYFYTHRTNCVEQIGPSAIPLMDKIAYCEEIYARWGTPTIFKINPLMDSSFDQKLMERGYHIAHTTEVMTMNLEKYVVQKPSRPVFLSREISPDWLNGLFSLKGTENEIHKKIVPSMYRAIPKDTIFASIYDGGKIIGTGLGILDRDHVGIYAIHVAEEYRRQHLGASICRSILNSAIDEGATEAYLQVVEGNVGARKLYERLGFAYFYTYWFRQESCQPFSQDKYPDTISRG from the coding sequence ATGAACAGCAAGATTAAAATTATCGAAGACCTTTCCCTGAATGCCTGGCCCTCACATCAGATGCAGATTTATGATGGATGGATTCTCCGGTTTTCTTATTTTTACACCCACAGGACCAACTGTGTGGAGCAGATCGGGCCGTCTGCCATTCCACTCATGGATAAAATCGCATACTGTGAGGAAATTTATGCAAGATGGGGAACTCCCACGATTTTTAAGATCAATCCCCTGATGGACAGTTCCTTTGACCAAAAGCTTATGGAACGTGGGTATCACATTGCCCACACTACAGAGGTTATGACCATGAACCTGGAGAAGTACGTGGTGCAGAAACCATCAAGGCCCGTATTCTTAAGCCGGGAAATATCTCCGGATTGGCTGAATGGACTGTTTTCTTTAAAGGGAACGGAAAACGAGATACACAAAAAGATTGTGCCCTCTATGTACAGGGCCATACCGAAAGACACCATATTTGCGTCCATTTATGACGGGGGAAAGATCATAGGGACAGGACTTGGCATATTAGACAGGGATCATGTGGGGATATACGCCATACATGTGGCGGAAGAATACCGGCGGCAGCATTTAGGAGCGTCTATATGCAGGTCTATCTTAAATTCAGCCATCGACGAAGGGGCCACGGAAGCGTATCTCCAGGTTGTGGAAGGCAATGTGGGGGCACGGAAACTTTATGAGCGGTTGGGATTTGCATATTTTTATACTTATTGGTTCCGGCAGGAAAGCTGCCAGCCTTTCTCCCAGGATAAATATCCGGACACAATTTCCCGGGGTTGA
- a CDS encoding HPr family phosphocarrier protein — protein MISKPITIGISNGLEARPIALLVQVASQYASNIYLESQEKKVNAKSIMGMMSLGLDAGESVTVSVEGEDEVEAMKSIEEYLSNK, from the coding sequence ATGATCAGTAAACCAATTACCATCGGTATTTCAAACGGCTTGGAAGCAAGACCGATTGCATTACTCGTGCAGGTAGCTAGCCAGTATGCCAGCAATATCTATCTGGAGAGTCAGGAAAAGAAGGTAAATGCAAAGAGCATCATGGGTATGATGAGTTTGGGATTAGACGCTGGTGAGAGCGTGACTGTATCAGTTGAAGGCGAAGACGAAGTCGAAGCTATGAAAAGTATCGAGGAATATTTGAGCAACAAATAA
- a CDS encoding BTAD domain-containing putative transcriptional regulator has protein sequence MEREKNTGIMRVRMLGGFSISYEGAAVVFDRSSPAKFVQLFQLLMLHLKDGIGKTELIDNLYGKNGVENGNSSLNNTIFRLRRQLKKAGMPDDPYITVQRGVCRWNEHIKAVVDVHQMEALIEEAHTASGEKKEELLKEACSLYKGEFLSTVTSEAWAVIAGVKYRDLYFNCLRELFSILKNRREYEGLLYISTRAASIYPYEEWQLWRIDSLLALYRHKEALKVYEETASLYFNEFGLTPSDKMQERFHAMSSQIQGVTSDMREIRKVLKEKTKGKGAYFCSLPSFIDIYRIIVRMTERTGMSVFLMLCTLTDNAGTPIENEEKISKAAEKFQTAIKLSLRRGDLYTRYSSCQFLVMLPGITQENCFRVAERISRLFKDAGGGNNRIKCYVSSLIDVYEELEDFAHGFSSPGNWFK, from the coding sequence ATGGAGAGAGAAAAAAATACCGGAATTATGAGGGTCCGGATGCTGGGTGGTTTTTCTATTTCTTATGAGGGGGCTGCCGTTGTTTTCGACAGGAGCAGCCCGGCAAAATTTGTCCAGTTGTTTCAGCTTCTTATGCTGCACCTGAAGGATGGGATAGGCAAGACAGAACTGATTGATAATCTTTATGGAAAAAATGGTGTGGAGAATGGAAACAGCAGCCTCAACAACACCATTTTCAGACTCCGCAGACAGCTCAAAAAAGCAGGTATGCCCGATGACCCCTACATCACCGTGCAGAGAGGTGTCTGCAGGTGGAATGAGCATATAAAGGCAGTTGTGGATGTCCATCAGATGGAGGCATTGATCGAGGAGGCACATACCGCAAGCGGTGAGAAGAAGGAGGAGCTTTTGAAGGAGGCTTGCAGTCTCTATAAAGGGGAATTCTTATCCACCGTCACCTCAGAGGCATGGGCAGTGATCGCAGGTGTAAAGTACAGGGACCTTTATTTCAATTGCCTGCGGGAGCTTTTTTCTATTTTGAAAAACCGGAGGGAATATGAGGGATTGTTGTATATCAGTACCCGGGCCGCTTCTATTTATCCTTATGAGGAGTGGCAGCTTTGGCGGATCGACAGCCTGCTGGCCCTATACCGGCATAAGGAGGCGCTGAAGGTCTATGAGGAGACAGCGTCCCTGTATTTTAACGAGTTTGGGCTGACACCATCGGATAAAATGCAGGAGCGTTTTCATGCTATGAGCAGCCAGATCCAGGGCGTTACCTCTGATATGAGGGAGATACGCAAAGTATTAAAGGAAAAGACAAAAGGGAAAGGGGCTTACTTCTGCTCCCTGCCCAGTTTTATTGATATATACAGGATCATTGTGCGCATGACAGAGAGAACGGGGATGTCGGTTTTTCTCATGTTATGCACATTGACAGACAATGCGGGAACCCCCATTGAAAATGAGGAGAAGATCAGTAAGGCAGCGGAAAAATTTCAGACTGCCATTAAACTGTCACTGCGCAGGGGGGATTTATATACCCGGTACAGTTCGTGCCAGTTTCTGGTCATGCTTCCGGGCATTACGCAGGAAAACTGTTTCCGCGTGGCGGAACGTATCAGCCGTCTGTTCAAAGATGCAGGGGGCGGAAACAACCGGATCAAATGTTATGTCAGTTCCCTTATTGATGTATATGAGGAGTTGGAGGATTTTGCCCACGGTTTTTCCTCCCCTGGAAACTGGTTTAAGTAA
- the whiA gene encoding DNA-binding protein WhiA encodes MSFSGSVKRELERLVSPARHCQIAELSAIFSFCGEIQRTEKGDAFLCFSTENESVIRKCFTLLQKTFKIDREISIDKRLIKRNNRFVIEVRGQEDTVRILQAAKYLTADRQPMPCAALVNPLVVQKSCCRRAFLRGAFLCAGSISDPEKFYHFEIVCSTLSKAQQLQELVQSFEVDAKVVSRKKHEVVYVKEGAQIVEILGLMGANVSLMNLENVRILKEMRNSVNRKVNCETANINKTVNAAVKQMEDIAYIRDTIGLERLPDNLEEIAQIRLEYPQASLKELGMLLTPPVGKSGVNHRLRKIGSIAEELRGNKEEQI; translated from the coding sequence ATGTCATTCTCCGGAAGCGTAAAACGGGAGCTGGAGCGCTTGGTCAGCCCTGCACGGCATTGCCAGATAGCAGAGCTTTCGGCCATTTTCAGTTTTTGCGGTGAGATACAGAGGACAGAGAAAGGCGATGCGTTTCTCTGTTTTTCTACAGAAAATGAAAGTGTTATAAGAAAGTGCTTTACTTTATTGCAAAAAACATTTAAAATAGATAGAGAAATTTCTATAGATAAACGTTTAATAAAAAGAAACAACAGATTTGTGATTGAAGTACGAGGTCAGGAAGATACCGTGAGAATTTTGCAGGCAGCAAAGTATCTGACCGCAGACAGGCAGCCAATGCCTTGTGCTGCTCTTGTGAACCCTCTGGTTGTCCAGAAGAGCTGCTGCAGGAGAGCATTTTTGCGGGGGGCATTTTTATGTGCCGGATCCATCAGTGACCCAGAGAAGTTTTATCACTTTGAAATCGTGTGTTCCACATTGTCAAAAGCTCAGCAGCTTCAGGAACTGGTGCAATCCTTTGAAGTGGATGCAAAAGTTGTAAGCCGCAAGAAGCACGAAGTTGTTTATGTAAAAGAAGGCGCACAGATCGTAGAAATTTTAGGCCTCATGGGGGCCAATGTATCCTTGATGAATCTTGAGAATGTCAGGATACTGAAAGAAATGCGCAACAGCGTGAACCGTAAGGTTAACTGCGAAACGGCGAATATTAACAAGACTGTAAATGCTGCAGTAAAACAAATGGAGGATATAGCCTATATCCGTGACACCATTGGGTTGGAACGGCTTCCGGATAATCTGGAAGAAATCGCACAGATAAGGCTGGAATATCCACAGGCTTCTTTGAAAGAACTTGGTATGTTATTGACACCGCCAGTGGGCAAATCAGGAGTCAATCACAGACTGCGGAAGATTGGCAGCATAGCAGAGGAGCTCAGAGGGAACAAGGAGGAACAGATATGA